In Ovis canadensis isolate MfBH-ARS-UI-01 breed Bighorn chromosome 3, ARS-UI_OviCan_v2, whole genome shotgun sequence, one DNA window encodes the following:
- the CNOT2 gene encoding CCR4-NOT transcription complex subunit 2 isoform X6, protein MRTVRKGHDSMVRTDGHTLSEKRNYQMLASPSTSGQLSQFGASLYGQQSALGLPMRGMSNNTPQLNRSLSQGTQLPSHVTPTTGVPTMSLHTPPSPSRGILPMNPRNMMNHSQVGQGIGIPSRTNSMSSSGLGSPNRSSPSIICMPKQQPSRQPFTVNSMSGFGMNRNQAFGMNNSLSSNIFNGTDGSENVTGLDLSDFPALADRNRREGSGNPTPLINPLAGRAPYVGMVTKPANEQSQDFSIHNEDFPALPGSSYKDPTSSNDDSKSNLNTSGKTTSNTDGPKFPGDKSSTTQNNNQQKKGIQVLPDGRVTNIPQGMVTDQFGMIGLLTFIRAAETDPGMVHLALGSDLTTLGLNLNSPENLYPKFASPWASSPCRPQDIDFHVPSEYLTNIHIRDKLAAIKLGRYGEDLLFYLYYMNGGDVLQLLAAVELFNRDWRYHKEERVWITRAPGMEPTMKTNTYERGTYYFFDCLNWRKVAKEFHLEYDKLEERPHLPSTFNYNPAQQAF, encoded by the exons gTGCACTAGGCCTTCCAATGAGGGGGATGAGCAACAATACCCCTCAGTTAAATCGCAGCTTATCACAAGGCACTCAGTTACCGAGCCACGTCACGCCAACAACAGGGGTACCAACAATGTCACTTCACACGCCTCCATCTCCAAGCAG GGGTATTTTGCCTATGAATCCTAGGAATATGATGAACCACTCCCAGGTTGGTCAGGGCATTGGAATTCCTAGCAGGACAAATAGTATGAGCAGTTCAGGGTTAGGTAGCCCCAACAGAAGCTCGCCGAGCATAATATGTATGCCAAAGCAGCAGCCTTCTCGACAACCTTTTACTGTGAACAG TATGTCTGGATTTGGAATGAACAGGAATCAGGCATTTGGAATGAATAACTCCTTATCAAGTAACATTTTTAATGGAACAG ATGGAAGTGAAAATGTGACAGGATTGGACCTTTCAGATTTTCCAGCATTAGCAGACCGAAACAGAAgggaaggaagtggtaacccaacTCCATTAATAAACCCCTTGGCTGGAAGAGCTCCTTATG tTGGAATGGTAACAAAACCAGCAAATGAGCAATCCCAGGACTTCTCAATACACAATGAAGATTTTCCAGCATTACCTGGTTCCAGTTATAAAGATCCAACATCAAGTAACGATGACAGTAAATCT aaTTTGAATACATCTGGCAAGACAACTTCAAATACAGATGGACCCAAATTCCCTGGAGATAAAAGTTCAACGACACAAAATAATAACCAGCAGAAAAAAGGGATCCAGGTGTTACCTGATG GTCGGGTTACTAACATTCCCCAAGGGATGGTGACGGACCAATTTGGAATGATTGGCCTGTTAACATTTATCAGGGCAGCAGAGACAGACCCAGGAATGGTACATCTTGCATTAGGAAGTGACTTAACAACATTAGGCCTCAATCTGAACTCTCCCGA AAATCTCTACCCCAAATTTGCATCACCCTGGGCATCTTCACCTTGTCGACCTCAAGACATAG ACTTCCATGTTCCATCTGAGTACTTAACGAACATTCACATTAGGGATAAG CTGGCTGCAATAAAACTTGGCCGATACGGAGAAGACCTTCTTTTCTATCTCTATTACATGAACGGAGGAGACGTATTACAACTTTTAGCTGCAGTAGAGCT TTTTAACCGTGATTGGAGATACCACAAAGAAGAACGAGTATGGATTACCAGGGCACCAGGCATGGAGCCAACAATGAAAACCAATACATATGAGAGGGGAACATATTACTTCTTTGACTGTCTTAACTGGAGGAAAGTAGCTAAG GAGTTCCATCTGGAATATGACAAATTAGAAGAACGGCCTCACCTGCCATCCACCTTCAACTACAACCCTGCTCAGCAAGCCTTCTAA
- the CNOT2 gene encoding CCR4-NOT transcription complex subunit 2 isoform X8 yields MRGMSNNTPQLNRSLSQGTQLPSHVTPTTGVPTMSLHTPPSPSRGILPMNPRNMMNHSQVGQGIGIPSRTNSMSSSGLGSPNRSSPSIICMPKQQPSRQPFTVNSMSGFGMNRNQAFGMNNSLSSNIFNGTDGSENVTGLDLSDFPALADRNRREGSGNPTPLINPLAGRAPYVGMVTKPANEQSQDFSIHNEDFPALPGSSYKDPTSSNDDSKSNLNTSGKTTSNTDGPKFPGDKSSTTQNNNQQKKGIQVLPDGRVTNIPQGMVTDQFGMIGLLTFIRAAETDPGMVHLALGSDLTTLGLNLNSPENLYPKFASPWASSPCRPQDIDFHVPSEYLTNIHIRDKLAAIKLGRYGEDLLFYLYYMNGGDVLQLLAAVELFNRDWRYHKEERVWITRAPGMEPTMKTNTYERGTYYFFDCLNWRKVAKEFHLEYDKLEERPHLPSTFNYNPAQQAF; encoded by the exons ATGAGGGGGATGAGCAACAATACCCCTCAGTTAAATCGCAGCTTATCACAAGGCACTCAGTTACCGAGCCACGTCACGCCAACAACAGGGGTACCAACAATGTCACTTCACACGCCTCCATCTCCAAGCAG GGGTATTTTGCCTATGAATCCTAGGAATATGATGAACCACTCCCAGGTTGGTCAGGGCATTGGAATTCCTAGCAGGACAAATAGTATGAGCAGTTCAGGGTTAGGTAGCCCCAACAGAAGCTCGCCGAGCATAATATGTATGCCAAAGCAGCAGCCTTCTCGACAACCTTTTACTGTGAACAG TATGTCTGGATTTGGAATGAACAGGAATCAGGCATTTGGAATGAATAACTCCTTATCAAGTAACATTTTTAATGGAACAG ATGGAAGTGAAAATGTGACAGGATTGGACCTTTCAGATTTTCCAGCATTAGCAGACCGAAACAGAAgggaaggaagtggtaacccaacTCCATTAATAAACCCCTTGGCTGGAAGAGCTCCTTATG tTGGAATGGTAACAAAACCAGCAAATGAGCAATCCCAGGACTTCTCAATACACAATGAAGATTTTCCAGCATTACCTGGTTCCAGTTATAAAGATCCAACATCAAGTAACGATGACAGTAAATCT aaTTTGAATACATCTGGCAAGACAACTTCAAATACAGATGGACCCAAATTCCCTGGAGATAAAAGTTCAACGACACAAAATAATAACCAGCAGAAAAAAGGGATCCAGGTGTTACCTGATG GTCGGGTTACTAACATTCCCCAAGGGATGGTGACGGACCAATTTGGAATGATTGGCCTGTTAACATTTATCAGGGCAGCAGAGACAGACCCAGGAATGGTACATCTTGCATTAGGAAGTGACTTAACAACATTAGGCCTCAATCTGAACTCTCCCGA AAATCTCTACCCCAAATTTGCATCACCCTGGGCATCTTCACCTTGTCGACCTCAAGACATAG ACTTCCATGTTCCATCTGAGTACTTAACGAACATTCACATTAGGGATAAG CTGGCTGCAATAAAACTTGGCCGATACGGAGAAGACCTTCTTTTCTATCTCTATTACATGAACGGAGGAGACGTATTACAACTTTTAGCTGCAGTAGAGCT TTTTAACCGTGATTGGAGATACCACAAAGAAGAACGAGTATGGATTACCAGGGCACCAGGCATGGAGCCAACAATGAAAACCAATACATATGAGAGGGGAACATATTACTTCTTTGACTGTCTTAACTGGAGGAAAGTAGCTAAG GAGTTCCATCTGGAATATGACAAATTAGAAGAACGGCCTCACCTGCCATCCACCTTCAACTACAACCCTGCTCAGCAAGCCTTCTAA
- the CNOT2 gene encoding CCR4-NOT transcription complex subunit 2 isoform X7, producing the protein MVRTDGHTLSEKRNYQMLASPSTSGQLSQFGASLYGQQSALGLPMRGMSNNTPQLNRSLSQGTQLPSHVTPTTGVPTMSLHTPPSPSRGILPMNPRNMMNHSQVGQGIGIPSRTNSMSSSGLGSPNRSSPSIICMPKQQPSRQPFTVNSMSGFGMNRNQAFGMNNSLSSNIFNGTDGSENVTGLDLSDFPALADRNRREGSGNPTPLINPLAGRAPYVGMVTKPANEQSQDFSIHNEDFPALPGSSYKDPTSSNDDSKSNLNTSGKTTSNTDGPKFPGDKSSTTQNNNQQKKGIQVLPDGRVTNIPQGMVTDQFGMIGLLTFIRAAETDPGMVHLALGSDLTTLGLNLNSPENLYPKFASPWASSPCRPQDIDFHVPSEYLTNIHIRDKLAAIKLGRYGEDLLFYLYYMNGGDVLQLLAAVELFNRDWRYHKEERVWITRAPGMEPTMKTNTYERGTYYFFDCLNWRKVAKEFHLEYDKLEERPHLPSTFNYNPAQQAF; encoded by the exons gTGCACTAGGCCTTCCAATGAGGGGGATGAGCAACAATACCCCTCAGTTAAATCGCAGCTTATCACAAGGCACTCAGTTACCGAGCCACGTCACGCCAACAACAGGGGTACCAACAATGTCACTTCACACGCCTCCATCTCCAAGCAG GGGTATTTTGCCTATGAATCCTAGGAATATGATGAACCACTCCCAGGTTGGTCAGGGCATTGGAATTCCTAGCAGGACAAATAGTATGAGCAGTTCAGGGTTAGGTAGCCCCAACAGAAGCTCGCCGAGCATAATATGTATGCCAAAGCAGCAGCCTTCTCGACAACCTTTTACTGTGAACAG TATGTCTGGATTTGGAATGAACAGGAATCAGGCATTTGGAATGAATAACTCCTTATCAAGTAACATTTTTAATGGAACAG ATGGAAGTGAAAATGTGACAGGATTGGACCTTTCAGATTTTCCAGCATTAGCAGACCGAAACAGAAgggaaggaagtggtaacccaacTCCATTAATAAACCCCTTGGCTGGAAGAGCTCCTTATG tTGGAATGGTAACAAAACCAGCAAATGAGCAATCCCAGGACTTCTCAATACACAATGAAGATTTTCCAGCATTACCTGGTTCCAGTTATAAAGATCCAACATCAAGTAACGATGACAGTAAATCT aaTTTGAATACATCTGGCAAGACAACTTCAAATACAGATGGACCCAAATTCCCTGGAGATAAAAGTTCAACGACACAAAATAATAACCAGCAGAAAAAAGGGATCCAGGTGTTACCTGATG GTCGGGTTACTAACATTCCCCAAGGGATGGTGACGGACCAATTTGGAATGATTGGCCTGTTAACATTTATCAGGGCAGCAGAGACAGACCCAGGAATGGTACATCTTGCATTAGGAAGTGACTTAACAACATTAGGCCTCAATCTGAACTCTCCCGA AAATCTCTACCCCAAATTTGCATCACCCTGGGCATCTTCACCTTGTCGACCTCAAGACATAG ACTTCCATGTTCCATCTGAGTACTTAACGAACATTCACATTAGGGATAAG CTGGCTGCAATAAAACTTGGCCGATACGGAGAAGACCTTCTTTTCTATCTCTATTACATGAACGGAGGAGACGTATTACAACTTTTAGCTGCAGTAGAGCT TTTTAACCGTGATTGGAGATACCACAAAGAAGAACGAGTATGGATTACCAGGGCACCAGGCATGGAGCCAACAATGAAAACCAATACATATGAGAGGGGAACATATTACTTCTTTGACTGTCTTAACTGGAGGAAAGTAGCTAAG GAGTTCCATCTGGAATATGACAAATTAGAAGAACGGCCTCACCTGCCATCCACCTTCAACTACAACCCTGCTCAGCAAGCCTTCTAA